The window AATTCTGCGCATAGCTTGCCTATCATAGACTCTTTCATCACAATCTGGACACACATAGAACTCTAACGATGGAACTGTATAGGATCGCCCTTGATACTTTTCAGTCCAGTCCTGCTTTACCTTTTTGATTTTATTACTACCGCAAGATGGACATATTGCAATTTTTATCATTGTTCTTATCTCCTTTCAAAGTGCTTT is drawn from bacterium and contains these coding sequences:
- a CDS encoding YgiT-type zinc finger protein, producing the protein MIKIAICPSCGSNKIKKVKQDWTEKYQGRSYTVPSLEFYVCPDCDERVYDRQAMRRIEAYSPTFAKRHTRTKAGIMVHA